Genomic segment of Negativicutes bacterium:
TTATGCTAATTTTTTAAATATTGATAGTGATTATTTACTACAAGTTTATAAAGAGCAAAAAGTTGAACTAGATTCCGAAGCTGAAGTTACCGAAGAAAAAGAAAGTATTAAGCCGAAGAAAAAAGTACGAAAAGGTAGAGTTACAATTTTATTGGCAATAGTTTTATTATTTTTAACAGCAATAATTTATTATGTTATGAACAATGATTCCAATAGTGCTTCTAATGCTAAAATTAATAATGAACCAGTAGCAAAAGTTTCATCGAAAGCAATTGTTAAAAATGAAGGTACTAAACCGGTGAATGAGGTCAATAAAAAATTGTCGTTAAAAGCTGAATTTGTAGGAGATTGTTGGATTCAAGTTTTAAGTGATAATAAGGTTGTTTTTGAAGGAATGGCGAAAAATAAAGATAAATTTGAATGGTTAGCAGAAAATGAATTTAGCCTCAAAATAGGTAATGCTGGTGCCGTAAAACTTAATTTAAATGATAAGGATTTAGGT
This window contains:
- a CDS encoding helix-turn-helix domain-containing protein, with product MSFVGDILKAEREKQKLSIKDIESGTNIRSLYITAIEENKFDVLPGEVYLKGFLRSYANFLNIDSDYLLQVYKEQKVELDSEAEVTEEKESIKPKKKVRKGRVTILLAIVLLFLTAIIYYVMNNDSNSASNAKINNEPVAKVSSKAIVKNEGTKPVNEVNKKLSLKAEFVGDCWIQVLSDNKVVFEGMAKNKDKFEWLAENEFSLKIGNAGAVKLNLNDKDLG